CAGGAACTTCGGACCGAAGTTCCTCGGAGAGAAGGGGAGCGGCAGCCACTCTGCGGCCGAGGTTTTCCACGCACCGGTGATTGTGCCCTTCGTGTGTGTGAACAGGCGCACAGTAGGGTCGTAGTGTTTGCCGGTGAGAATGGCTCGCCTGATTGCGGCTCCGAGGAGCCGCTGTCGGTCGCGGTACATGACGCTGGGTGGCATCGTGCCATCGCCTTCGGCCACGATCATGACCGACTTGATGTAGGGATCCTTCGCGCGCCTCATGGCACGAACAGCATCTTCAACCGGATAGATCGGGTGAAAATCCTCCTCGTTGGACATCGCGCCGAAATACATCCGGTCGGTGACGGCGCTCTCGCCGGTCGCGATGGACACGAAGTAGTTCCGTAACGGGCACTTCAGGGGATCATGGGAGGGATTGTCCATCAGCGCCTCGCCTTCGCGGATCGTCTGCGTGATCGAGATGTTCAGGACGTCGATCTTCGAGAGCGGTACGCGTGCGTAGTCTTCAAAGAGCACGTCGGCGAGCGTCGCAATCACCGCGGTGCCGCCATCGGATGTTCCGCAGATGAGGATGCAATCCTCGCCTACGGTATCGCGCAGAAAGTCGCGACAGCCACCGCAGGGCATCGCGAACCGCTTGGGGGTTCCGGATTTGTGCCCCGCGAGAATAACGAGCGCCGGAGTCACGGGGTTTTCGATGGAATTTTGCCGGGAGGCGAGTGCGGCAATCACGGCCACTTCAAGGTGAAGCGAGTCGCAGTTGCCGGACTCTACATTCTCGGATTGCGCGATCGCGAGCTCGCCGGCTCCTACGCAACCCTTCACGTGGTATCCGGAGAAGATCGGATTTCCGGATTTCGCCTCCGACGCGCGCGTAAGGAGCATGAGGTAGTACGGCGCCATCACGCGCTCCACCTTCGTAAGCGGCCGGAGCGAATGTTCGCCGTTCTTCGTGATCACAAGCCGCATCAGTTCCCACTTCGGCATGGTTGTCTCCTTTCGTTTGTTCATACCTTTAATAGCAGTGCTACAAGGATACTAATGCGTTTTTGTGAAATATACAACTTGGCGGAGGGGGTGGGAGTCGCCTCTCATTTTTGCTACAACTCGAGACCTTCGCTCCCTCTTCGGGAGCTGCGGCCCGCGGTTCGAATCCGTCACCAGAAAAATTTGGCGTGGCATGAATGCCATCCCAAATTTTTGCGGAGGGGGTGGGAGTCGAACCCACGATGCCTTGCGGCATACCGGTTTTCGAAACCGGCGCAATCGGCCACTATGCGACCCCTCCAAATCAACGTCTTCAGTATAACGAAATTGCACAAAAGGTCAAAAAGTGATAAGGTATGAAGGAAATTGCCCTCGTAGTTCAACGGATCAGAACAGTCCCGTCCTAAGGGATAGATCGAGGTTCGATTCCTCGCGAGGGCACATCGGGCTTTAAGCTTTTGTTTATCCCTGCTACGCTTGAAGTAGCACGGGATATTTTTGGAGGGAGACCGATGATTGAGCGGCTGAATCTCATCAAAGGGCCGGAAGGTGAAGGAGCCGGCAAACCGGACATCATGGAAATGATGGACGTGAACGCCGCCGGAATCCTCGTGCGCCGGTTGCTGCGGTATACGCTTCGGGAGTACAATGAGCGTGCCATGCGCGAGTCGCTTAGCAAGCGATTCGTGCGTCACACAAAGCACTTGGTCGCGATGCAGGCCGCGCACATAGAGCGTGTGCTCTGGAATGGCAACGCGCTTACGCGCCGGCTGCTCATCGGCATTCCGCCGAAGGAGCGCACGGAGAACGAGGAAGAAACGCTCATGAATCGGATCCGCGAGGTTGAATTCGCGCTTCTGATGCATGAGTGTGCCAAGATGAATCCCAAGTGTCGTGGCGGCGTGAACCCCGACCGTCACATGGAGGAAACGTGCAACGATACGCTGACCTTCCTCGCTGACTACCGCAGGAAGCGCAAGCCGCTGGCCGATCGGATCGCCGCGATGGTAGAGGTTTCCGGGTCGCCGTACTCCATATACGCGAAGCACACCGGCACGCGCACGCCGGCGACGGTTGAAGAGGCCATCGTCTTCGCGGCAGTGAACTTGGATGCAATTGACTTCTGGGGCGCGCGCGACATCGTGTGGATCCGCCAGCATCCGGAAATGCTGGGTGGGGAGAGTCTGGAACCCGAGCATGTCCGGGAGTCGCTGGAGTTCGCCAAGCGCATGTGCGACGACGCGGCGAAGCGAGTGAACAGTCTGAATCTCCGCAAGTTGGACGGGGCCGAAAAGAAATCCATCGCGGATTTCGGCATTGCGTACTGGCGCCGGAGCGAACAATTCTTCGCGTTCGTTGAAGAGTGGTCTCCGCAGAGCTTCGTTGAGTTCCGCGGCGCATGTACTGCATTCCTTCGCGCGGAATTCGGAAAACGCATCACGCGTCCCGAGTGGAACGTCGGTTCGCGCATGCCCAACATACACGACTGACTGCCGTGCTTTTCTTCGGAAGAGTGCGGCAGTTCAATTTTTATACGGCCCGTTCTTATGCTGGTGTTCTTGAGAACACCAGCATAAGGAATCGGAGATGGTGCGGGTGCTTTTGAAAAAAGTTTGATATGGTGCTATGCTGTATGCAAAACAGAAAAGCCGATAAGAAGGGCCTATAGTGAAGCGGTATCACGGATCCATGGCATGGATCAAGTTGGGGTTCGACTCCCCATAGGTCCACGAATATGTCTGAATATCTTGAACAAGAAGAAGATGAAGAGGGCGGCTTTGACGCCGAAGCCGCCGAACAACAGGAATCGGTGCGGTTGGAAGGCGTTGCGCGGGAGATTGACTCGGCCGCAAGTTTTCCGATGCTCTTTGGCATTGGGTTAATCACCTCGCTTTTTAATCGTCCGGCGAAAAACAAAGAAGAGGAACCAAAACCCAAAAACAATGAACGGAGAGCTGCGTGAAAAAATACGGCAATATATTTTGCAATCGCCGCTTGCGTTAATGGACAAAGCGGAGTTTTCGGATTTCCTTTCGCGCGCGAAGGAAGATGAGCTCGCGCCACTTGTTCAATTGTTTGAGAAAGACGCGAGTTGGGTCACAAAACTTTTTCATAACTACCAAGATAAAAAAGCCGCGTTTGCCAGCCGCGACCCGAAGCTATGGGAGAAAATTTTAGACGAGGAAGAGCGAATGCTCCGCGAGCGTTAGCCTAAGAGGCTTCGTATCTTTCCGCGTACTTCACTGATGAGTGCGTTAAGGCGGCTATAGTCGGCCGGATATCCGACGAGTTCCATAAATCCGGCACCAGAAACGGTTTTTTCGCCTATTGTGCCGGATACATCCACGGGACCCTCCCAATAATTCATTCCGGCGAGGAGCAGTTCTTCGTCGGCGAGTGGCGCGTGCGCGGAAAGACGTATGGCGGCGTCCGGTATAGAGATGTCCCATGAGAGGGGATACTCGGCGTTTGTGCGCGGACTTTTCCATATATCCGTGCCGGGCGTGAGTGTAAGTTGAGTATAGTGCGCGCTTGTGCCATCCGGTCGTAATACATCAACGAGCCCTTCTTTTTTCTCGCCGTTCTGATACTCCACGCACATGAGGTCGATGCCGTCGTGCAGTTGCAACGAGAACCAATTCCACCGGTCGCGCGCGTATGGGACATTCGCCCATTGGTGATCCATCCACGCCTTGCCTTCAATCGCAATCCAATTGCCATCAACGAGAATGGAACC
This sequence is a window from bacterium. Protein-coding genes within it:
- a CDS encoding lipocalin family protein, with amino-acid sequence MPNPPTPIVFPSDEQSHDATIEWWYWNGHLRDASGNRYSFTNCLFRADVAKAKIPFLKSLPLQSHMPHAYFAHAVLSNITKQTALKDAQHVVFISRESFGNPLLYVSYHDPLTRHEVPTEITETAPFTYQLKSKNLNLSLVSQKQPLLEAGTGFISVAGRESYYYSLTDLRVTGSILVDGNWIAIEGKAWMDHQWANVPYARDRWNWFSLQLHDGIDLMCVEYQNGEKKEGLVDVLRPDGTSAHYTQLTLTPGTDIWKSPRTNAEYPLSWDISIPDAAIRLSAHAPLADEELLLAGMNYWEGPVDVSGTIGEKTVSGAGFMELVGYPADYSRLNALISEVRGKIRSLLG